Below is a genomic region from Hylemonella gracilis.
CGAGGCTGCGTGCCTACGTGGACGCGGAAATCGCGAAATTCAACCGCGAATTGCGCACCCGCTTCGACGCGGAAGTCGACCAGGCCCTCGCTCCCCTGAAGCAAAAACTCGACGGCTTCGACCAGAGCGGCACCCTCTCAGCCGCGCTCGGTGACACCGACAAGCTGGACGCGGCCCACACCAAGCTGGAAACCGAGCTGAATCAGAAGCTCAAAGCCGAGGAAAACCGGTTCAAGTCGAAGGCCAAGGACAAGCTGAAGAGCCTGCTCTGAACACAGCAGGCTTCAGTCTCTTCAATCGCCCAGCAAGGACAGATCGCGCACCGCGCCCTTGTCCGCCGACATGGCCAGCAAGGCATAGGCCTTGAGCGCCGCCGAGACCTTGCGCGGACGCGGCTTGGCGGGCTTCCAGCCCTTTTGGTCTTGCTCGGCTCGGCGCTTGGCAAGTTCCTCGTCGCTGACCAGCACGTTGATGCCGCGGTTGGGGATGTCGATGCGGATGCGGTCGCCGTTCTTCACCAGGCCGATCGCGCCACCCGCCGCCGCTTCGGGCGAGCAGTGACCGATGGACAGGCCCGAGGTGCCCCCTGAGAAGCGTCCGTCGGTCAGCAGGGCGCAAGCCTTGCCCAGGCCCTTGGACTTGATATAGCTCGTGGGATAGAGCATTTCTTGCATGCCAGGGCCGCCCTTGGGGCCTTCGTAGCGCACGACGACCACATCACCCGCTTTCACCTGGTCACCCAGGATGTGCTCCACCGCTTCGTCCTGCGACTCGACCACGTGGGCCGGGCCTTCGAAGACCAGCAGGTTGTCGTCGACACCGGCCGTCTTCACCACGCAACCATTGAGCGCGATGTTGCCGAACAGCACGGCCAGACCGCCTTCCTTCGAGAACGCGTGGTCATAGGCACGGATGCAGCCTTCGGCGCGGTCGGTGTCCAGGCTGGGCCAGCGCGTGGACTGGCTGAAAGCCACCTGCGTCGGGATGCCCGCGGGCCCCGCCATGTAGAAGGTCTTGACGGCTTCAGACGGCTTGCGGGCAATGTCCCATTCGTCGAGCGCATCCTTGAGCGTCTTGCTGTGCACGGTGGGCACGTCGGTATGCAGCTTGCCGGCGCGGTCCAGCTCGCCCAGGATGGCCATGATGCCGCCCGCGCGGTGCACGTCCTCGATGTGGTACTTGTTGGTGTTGGGCGCGACCTTGCACAATTGCGGCACGCTGCGCGAGAGGCGGTCGATGTCGTCCATCGTGAAATCGATCTCGGCTTCCTGCGCCACGGCCAGCAGGTGCAGGATGGTGTTGGTCGAACCGCCCATGGCGATGTCCAGCGTGATCGCGTTCTCGAAGGCCTTGAAGCCCATGGAACGCGGCAGCACGGTCTCGTCGTCCTGCTCGTAATAGCGCTTGCAGAGTTCCACCACCAGACGGCCGGCGCGCTTGAACAGCTGTTCACGGTCGGCGTGGGTGGCGACCACGGTGCCGTTGCCCGGCAGGGACAGGCCCAGGGCTTCGGTGAGGCAGTTCATGGAATTGGCGGTGAACATGCCCGAGCAGGAGCCGCAGGTCGGACAGGCGGAGCGCTCCACTTCGGCCAGGTCTGCGTCACTGACCTTGTCGTCGGCGGCCATGACCATGGCATCGATCAGGTCCAGCTTCTTGATTTGGATGGTCTGTGTGCCGGGCACCGCGAGGCGCACTTTGCCGGCTTCCATCGGCCCGCCCGAGACGAACACCACGGGGATGTTCAGGCGCATGGCGGCCATCAGCATGCCGGGCGTGATCTTGTCGCAGTTGGAAATGCAGACCATCGCATCGGCGCAGTGCGCGTTGACCATGTATTCCACCGAGTCCGCGATGATGTCGCGGCTGGGCAGCGAATACAGCATGCCATCGTGGCCCATCGCGATGCCGTCATCGACCGCGATGGTGTTGAATTCCTTGGCCACGCCGCCGGCGGCTTCGATCTCACGCGCGACGAGCTGGCCCAGGTCCTTCAGGTGGACATGGCCGGGCACGAACTGCGTGAAGCTGTTGACGACGGCGATGATGGGTTTGCTGAAGTCGCCATCCTTCATGCCGGTGGCACGCCAGAGCGAACGGGCGCCGGCCATGTTGCGGCCGGCGGTGGATGTCAACGAACGGTATACGGGCATAAAGACTCTGGTATCGAATCGACGATGAATGGGCGGCCAGCACGGACCCTCTGAGGCAAGACCCATGCTGCCATGCAGCACAAATCCGGCAGGACCCCGGCGCCTCGCGGCCTTAGAATTCCGCCGGCCATTATCCTCTCAACCCCATTCCCACTCACTCGAGGAATTCCATGAAACGCATCCTGCCCACCCTGCTCGCCACCACCGCCCTCGCCGCCTTCAGCACCTCCGCCATGGCCGATCTGGCCCTGGCCCAGTCCAAGAACTGCATGGCCTGCCACCAGGTGGCGGTGAAAGTGGTCGGCCCCGCCTACAAGGACGTGGCCAAGAAGTACGCGGGCGACAAGAACGCCGCCGCCATGCTGGCCGCCAAGATCATGAAGGGTGGCTCCGGCGTCTGGGGTCCGGTGCCGATGCCGGCCAACCCCCAAGTCAGCGAAGCCGAGGCCAAGAAGCTGGCAGCCTGGGTGCTGAGCCAGAAGTAAGCACTGCGGCTCGCCCCCTCTACTCCACAACGCGCCCGTTCCGGGCGCGTTGTCGTTCCGGCTCGGCGGGTGCTGAACTGCAGTCCGCGGCCCTGGCTTCAGGCACCCGCCCGGACATGCACCCCTAGCCGCCCATCAGGAACCGCGCGGGCCAGATCACCGTCTGGGGGAAGAGCGTCATGACGAGCAGGATGCCAAACTCGGCCCACATAAAGGGCAGAACCCCCTTGAAGATATCGTCCATCTTCATGCGGCCCACGCCGGCCACGACGTTCAGCACGGTGCCCACCGGTGGCGTGATCAGGCCGATCGAGTTGTTGATGACGAAGAGCACGCCGAAGTAGATCGGGTCGATGCCGGCGGCCTTGATCACCGGCATGAGCACCGGGGTCATGATCAGAATGGTGGGCGTCATGTCCATCGCCGTGCCGACGGCCATGATGAGCAGCATGATGGCGAGCAGCAGCAGCGTCTGGTTGTCCATGAAAGGCTCAAGCAGCGCAACCAGTTGCTGTGGAATATTGGCCACGGTGATCAACCACGACGACACCATGGCGGCCGCCACCAGGAACATGATCACTGCCGAAGTCTTGGCTGCGTTGACGAAGACCGGCACCAGGGATTTGAGCGACAGCTCGCGGTAGACCACGGTGGCGACGAACAGGGCGTAGACAGCGGCGACCACGGCGGACTCGGTTGGCGTGAAGACCCCCATGCGCAGACCAACAATGATGATCAGCGGCAGCATCAACGCCCAGACCGATTCGCGCGCGGCTTTCCAGACTTCTCCCGTTGACTTCTTCGGCGGGCGCTGCAGCGTGCCCTTGCGGCAGAGCAGCCACCAGGTGAGGGCCAGGCTCAGACCGATCATGATGCCGGGAAAGATGCCGGCAATGAAGAGCTTACCGATGGACAGGTTGGCCGACACCCCAAAGATCACGAAGGCGATGCTGGGCGGGATGATCGGGCCGATCACGGCAGTGGCCGAAATCAGGCCGCCCGACGTCTGCTTGGAATGACCCGCTGCGGTCATCATGGGCAGGAGCAGTGCCGTGAGGGCCGCCGCGTCGGCGACTGCCGACCCGGACAGCGAGGACAGCAGGCACCCCGCCAGGATCGTCACATAGCCCAGTCCGCCACGCACATGGCCGACCAGCGCCATCGCGAGATTGACGATGCGCCGCGACAAGCCGCCCGTGTTCATGACCTCGCCAGCGAGCATGAAGAAGGGCACGGCCAGCAGCGGAAAACTGTCGGCACCGTTGATGAAGTTCTGCGCGAGGATCTGCGCGTCGAACATGTCCAGGTGCAGCATCAGGGCGACGCCGCTGGCCAGCAGGGCGAAAGCGATGGGGATGCCCAGCGCCATCGCGCCAAGCAGGCTCGCGAGAAAAATGAAAATCGTCATATTGTTTTCAAGCCTTCTTAACGCCCACGGATTCGATCGATTCCTCGGACTCCGTGCTCATGACAAGTTCCTGTTCCTGAAGCTTGCCCGACAAGACCCTCAGCAGTCGCAGCAGCAACAGCACGCCGGCGCAGACCGCGAACACCACCCCGGAGGCATAGAACACCGCCATGGTCAGTCCGGTGACGGGGGCCGTTGTGTCGGCATTGAGCAAGGTCTGTTGCCAGCTGCCCTTGAGGCAGAGCCAGGTCACGTAGAGCATGATCAGGTGCCCCACCACGTAGCAGACCTTCTTGCCGCCCACCGAGAGGCGAGACACCAGCATGTCGGTGCCAAGATGGGCGTTTTCGTGGATGGC
It encodes:
- a CDS encoding TRAP transporter small permease gives rise to the protein MLNNMLDRSCRVLNLTIALALAIMVVLVFGNVVLRYVFNSGIAISEEMSRWLFVWITFLGGIAAIHENAHLGTDMLVSRLSVGGKKVCYVVGHLIMLYVTWLCLKGSWQQTLLNADTTAPVTGLTMAVFYASGVVFAVCAGVLLLLRLLRVLSGKLQEQELVMSTESEESIESVGVKKA
- a CDS encoding TRAP transporter large permease; this translates as MTIFIFLASLLGAMALGIPIAFALLASGVALMLHLDMFDAQILAQNFINGADSFPLLAVPFFMLAGEVMNTGGLSRRIVNLAMALVGHVRGGLGYVTILAGCLLSSLSGSAVADAAALTALLLPMMTAAGHSKQTSGGLISATAVIGPIIPPSIAFVIFGVSANLSIGKLFIAGIFPGIMIGLSLALTWWLLCRKGTLQRPPKKSTGEVWKAARESVWALMLPLIIIVGLRMGVFTPTESAVVAAVYALFVATVVYRELSLKSLVPVFVNAAKTSAVIMFLVAAAMVSSWLITVANIPQQLVALLEPFMDNQTLLLLAIMLLIMAVGTAMDMTPTILIMTPVLMPVIKAAGIDPIYFGVLFVINNSIGLITPPVGTVLNVVAGVGRMKMDDIFKGVLPFMWAEFGILLVMTLFPQTVIWPARFLMGG
- a CDS encoding c-type cytochrome, coding for MKRILPTLLATTALAAFSTSAMADLALAQSKNCMACHQVAVKVVGPAYKDVAKKYAGDKNAAAMLAAKIMKGGSGVWGPVPMPANPQVSEAEAKKLAAWVLSQK
- the ilvD gene encoding dihydroxy-acid dehydratase; this translates as MPVYRSLTSTAGRNMAGARSLWRATGMKDGDFSKPIIAVVNSFTQFVPGHVHLKDLGQLVAREIEAAGGVAKEFNTIAVDDGIAMGHDGMLYSLPSRDIIADSVEYMVNAHCADAMVCISNCDKITPGMLMAAMRLNIPVVFVSGGPMEAGKVRLAVPGTQTIQIKKLDLIDAMVMAADDKVSDADLAEVERSACPTCGSCSGMFTANSMNCLTEALGLSLPGNGTVVATHADREQLFKRAGRLVVELCKRYYEQDDETVLPRSMGFKAFENAITLDIAMGGSTNTILHLLAVAQEAEIDFTMDDIDRLSRSVPQLCKVAPNTNKYHIEDVHRAGGIMAILGELDRAGKLHTDVPTVHSKTLKDALDEWDIARKPSEAVKTFYMAGPAGIPTQVAFSQSTRWPSLDTDRAEGCIRAYDHAFSKEGGLAVLFGNIALNGCVVKTAGVDDNLLVFEGPAHVVESQDEAVEHILGDQVKAGDVVVVRYEGPKGGPGMQEMLYPTSYIKSKGLGKACALLTDGRFSGGTSGLSIGHCSPEAAAGGAIGLVKNGDRIRIDIPNRGINVLVSDEELAKRRAEQDQKGWKPAKPRPRKVSAALKAYALLAMSADKGAVRDLSLLGD